A single window of Agromyces aureus DNA harbors:
- a CDS encoding bifunctional alpha,alpha-trehalose-phosphate synthase (UDP-forming)/trehalose-phosphatase: MNTAQSDSEELYVDHAYDMIVVSNRLPVDYVEQPDGSAGWRSSPGGLVTALEPVMRAADGAWIGWAGVADREFDPFENDGISIIPVPLSESELEEYYEGFSNDTLWPLYHDVIAPPTYHREWWDAYVRVNRRFAEAAARAASDGAVVWVQDYQLQLVPKMLRESRPDLVIGFFNHIPFPAYGIYSQLPWRRQVIDGLLGADVIGFQRTADAGNFSRAVRRLHGYPTRGNVIEVPNEPRPGDEADMRRVVARAFPISIDAEGFEEIARRPDVQARAREIRESLGNPETVMLGVDRLDYTKGIRHRMKAFGELLRDGRIAVQDATLVQVASPSRERVETYRQLRDEIELTVGRLNGDYATLGHQAIAYLHHGYPREEMVALYLAADVMLVTALRDGMNLVAKEYVACRFDNDGVLVLSEFAGASDELRQAVLVNPHDIEGLKDAIIEAVRMPRRERSRRMRALRRRVRENDVAKWSASFLETLTGSGIIKAGLTDQLRDAVAELATTERLLVALDFDGTIAPLVEHPHDARATERAVAAIERLVALPDTRVALVSGRALDSLAEVASPPEGVLLSGSHGVELKLDSGPITLDLRDAELLKLAQLTRVVEEVVAAHPGARVEHKPAGLALHTRGLASTAATAAQLDARERVAAQLDGITVRSGKSVLEFSVRSTDKGESFTRMRQHAGATGAIYLGDDVTDEDAFAALEGEDLGVKVGQGKSIAPYRVRNPDDVAELLEHLASARERAAEGVSRWE, encoded by the coding sequence ATGAACACCGCCCAGTCGGATTCCGAAGAACTGTACGTCGACCACGCCTACGACATGATCGTCGTCTCCAACCGGCTCCCGGTCGACTACGTGGAGCAGCCCGACGGGAGCGCGGGCTGGAGGAGCTCGCCCGGCGGGCTGGTCACTGCACTCGAACCCGTGATGCGCGCGGCCGACGGCGCCTGGATCGGCTGGGCCGGCGTCGCCGACCGCGAGTTCGACCCGTTCGAGAACGACGGCATCTCGATCATCCCCGTGCCGCTCAGCGAGTCCGAGCTCGAGGAGTACTACGAGGGGTTCTCGAACGACACCCTCTGGCCGCTCTACCACGACGTGATCGCGCCGCCCACCTACCACCGCGAGTGGTGGGACGCCTACGTGCGCGTCAATCGCCGCTTCGCCGAGGCGGCCGCGCGCGCGGCCTCCGATGGCGCCGTCGTGTGGGTGCAGGACTACCAGCTCCAGCTCGTGCCGAAGATGCTCCGCGAGTCGCGGCCCGACCTCGTGATCGGGTTCTTCAATCACATTCCGTTCCCCGCATACGGCATCTACTCGCAGCTCCCGTGGCGGCGTCAGGTCATCGACGGACTGCTCGGCGCCGACGTCATCGGGTTCCAGCGCACAGCCGACGCCGGCAACTTCTCGCGGGCCGTGCGCCGCCTGCACGGCTACCCGACGCGCGGCAACGTGATCGAGGTGCCGAACGAGCCGCGCCCGGGCGACGAGGCCGACATGCGTCGCGTCGTGGCTCGGGCCTTCCCGATCTCGATCGACGCCGAGGGCTTCGAGGAGATCGCCCGGCGCCCCGACGTGCAGGCGAGGGCGCGCGAGATCCGCGAGAGCCTCGGCAACCCCGAGACGGTCATGCTCGGCGTCGACCGCCTCGACTACACCAAGGGCATCCGGCACCGCATGAAGGCGTTCGGCGAGCTGCTGCGCGACGGTCGCATCGCCGTCCAGGACGCGACGCTCGTGCAGGTCGCCAGCCCCTCGCGCGAACGCGTCGAGACGTACCGGCAGCTCCGCGACGAGATCGAGCTCACCGTCGGGCGCCTGAACGGCGACTACGCGACGCTCGGCCACCAGGCCATCGCCTACCTGCACCACGGCTACCCGCGCGAGGAGATGGTGGCGCTCTACCTCGCGGCCGACGTCATGCTCGTGACCGCGCTCCGCGACGGCATGAACCTCGTCGCGAAGGAGTACGTCGCCTGCCGGTTCGACAACGACGGCGTGCTCGTGCTGAGCGAGTTCGCCGGGGCATCCGACGAACTGCGCCAGGCCGTGCTCGTGAACCCGCACGACATCGAGGGCCTGAAGGACGCGATCATCGAGGCGGTGCGGATGCCGCGGCGCGAGCGGTCGCGTCGCATGCGCGCCCTGCGGCGACGCGTCCGCGAGAACGACGTCGCGAAGTGGTCGGCGAGCTTCCTCGAGACCCTGACCGGATCGGGCATCATCAAGGCCGGACTGACCGACCAGCTGCGCGACGCGGTCGCCGAGCTCGCCACGACCGAGCGCCTGCTCGTCGCCCTCGACTTCGACGGCACCATCGCGCCGCTCGTGGAGCACCCGCACGACGCGCGCGCCACCGAACGCGCCGTGGCCGCCATCGAACGGCTCGTCGCCCTGCCCGACACCCGGGTCGCGCTCGTCTCCGGGCGTGCGCTCGACAGCCTCGCCGAGGTGGCATCGCCACCGGAGGGCGTGCTGCTGAGCGGCTCGCACGGCGTCGAGCTGAAGCTCGACAGCGGCCCGATCACGCTCGACCTGCGCGACGCCGAGCTGTTGAAGCTCGCGCAGCTGACGAGGGTCGTCGAGGAGGTCGTGGCCGCGCACCCGGGCGCGCGCGTCGAGCACAAGCCCGCCGGGCTCGCCCTGCACACCCGCGGACTCGCCTCCACCGCCGCGACCGCGGCCCAGCTCGATGCCCGTGAGCGCGTCGCCGCGCAGCTCGACGGCATCACCGTGCGGTCGGGCAAGTCAGTGCTCGAGTTCTCGGTGCGCTCGACCGACAAGGGGGAGTCGTTCACCCGGATGCGCCAGCACGCGGGAGCCACGGGCGCGATCTACCTCGGCGACGACGTGACCGACGAGGACGCGTTCGCCGCGCTCGAGGGCGAGGACCTCGGCGTCAAGGTCGGCCAGGGCAAGTCGATCGCGCCGTACCGGGTGCGGAACCCCGACGACGTCGCCGAACTCCTCGAGCACCTCGCGTCGGCTCGGGAGCGGGCGGCCGAAGGGGTGTCCCGCTGGGAATAG